One region of Cyanobium sp. M30B3 genomic DNA includes:
- the dcd gene encoding dCTP deaminase — protein sequence MSVLGKQAILAAIAEGAITISPFCAERVGPASVDLTLASTFRVFRKVHQVIEVGDDTDYRAFTDKIEVEQGGSILIMPGETVLGITRERLTLGPGICGWLEGRSRFARLGLMVHISAPFMGPGIDSQQVLEMSNFGPAPLAVAPGLPICQFVFQKLEGSERYAGRFAGQTHLSF from the coding sequence ATGTCCGTTCTCGGCAAACAGGCCATCCTCGCCGCCATTGCCGAGGGGGCCATCACCATCTCCCCGTTCTGCGCGGAACGGGTTGGGCCAGCCTCCGTGGATCTCACCCTGGCCAGCACCTTTCGCGTGTTCCGCAAGGTGCACCAGGTGATCGAGGTGGGCGACGACACCGACTACCGCGCCTTCACCGACAAGATCGAGGTGGAACAGGGGGGCAGCATCCTGATCATGCCCGGCGAAACCGTGCTGGGCATCACCCGCGAGCGGCTCACCCTCGGGCCCGGGATCTGTGGCTGGCTGGAGGGTCGCAGCCGCTTTGCCCGCCTCGGCCTGATGGTGCACATCAGCGCCCCGTTCATGGGGCCCGGCATCGACAGCCAGCAGGTGCTGGAGATGAGCAATTTCGGCCCGGCGCCCCTGGCCGTGGCTCCGGGGCTGCCGATCTGCCAGTTCGTGTTCCAGAAGCTGGAGGGC
- a CDS encoding type II toxin-antitoxin system HicB family antitoxin: MSTVSAHKPDRAGRSFPAVIERCTETGLLVGHVPGFPGAHSQGETLDELQANLQEVIAMLLEDGDPALASDFVGLHQIVLPA, translated from the coding sequence ATGTCTACGGTGAGCGCACACAAACCAGATAGGGCTGGGCGTTCCTTCCCTGCCGTGATCGAGCGCTGTACAGAAACCGGTCTGCTCGTTGGCCACGTTCCGGGATTCCCGGGTGCTCACAGCCAGGGCGAGACCCTCGATGAACTGCAGGCCAACCTCCAAGAGGTGATCGCCATGCTGCTGGAAGACGGCGACCCTGCGCTGGCGAGTGACTTTGTGGGCCTGCACCAGATCGTGCTGCCTGCCTGA
- a CDS encoding Uma2 family endonuclease: MTFAPPAAAPAAPEAAVSGLAPLLLPHDLRLSPEQFAQVCEANPDAVLELAADGQLITMTPTGGETGRRNTRLLTRLQSLADLRGCWEVFDSSTGFRLADGSVLSPDAAVVRRERWQALTPEQRRTFPPLCPDLVIELASASDAGPRGADALRRKMEVYQANGAQLGWLLFPEQRAVEIWPARPEAGVPTAPQRLENALRLEGGDMLPGLVLELESIWEKT, translated from the coding sequence ATGACGTTCGCTCCACCTGCTGCCGCTCCAGCCGCGCCCGAAGCTGCCGTTTCCGGCTTGGCGCCCTTGCTGCTGCCGCACGATCTGCGGCTGTCCCCGGAGCAGTTCGCGCAGGTGTGCGAGGCCAACCCTGACGCAGTGCTGGAACTCGCTGCCGATGGCCAGCTGATCACGATGACCCCTACCGGAGGCGAGACCGGTCGCCGCAACACACGCCTGCTGACTCGGCTCCAGTCCTTGGCTGATCTGAGGGGATGCTGGGAGGTGTTCGACAGCTCCACCGGCTTTCGCCTCGCTGATGGTTCAGTGCTCAGCCCTGATGCCGCCGTGGTGCGCCGGGAGCGCTGGCAGGCGCTCACTCCTGAGCAACGCCGCACGTTCCCACCCCTCTGCCCCGATCTGGTGATCGAGCTGGCCAGTGCCAGCGACGCAGGCCCCCGCGGCGCCGATGCCCTGCGCCGCAAGATGGAGGTCTACCAAGCCAATGGGGCCCAGCTGGGTTGGCTGCTGTTCCCGGAGCAGCGGGCCGTGGAGATCTGGCCGGCCCGCCCCGAAGCCGGCGTGCCAACGGCACCGCAGCGGCTGGAGAACGCCCTGCGTCTGGAGGGCGGCGACATGTTGCCGGGATTGGTGCTTGAGCTGGAGAGCATCTGGGAGAAGACATGA